In the Verrucomicrobiia bacterium genome, one interval contains:
- a CDS encoding ZIP family metal transporter produces MSTYVDVIFFSLIGGVFSLIGGILLLSRKKTATALAHYATPFAAGALLAAVFLDLIKEGVEQAPPVTVLEATLAGIVVFFFAERFLRWFHHHHEHEKIGKDPARSLIIVGDTIHNAMDGVAIAAAFLISPSTGIVTTLAVAAHEIPQEIGDFGLLLKRGMSRKNVLLVNIGSALATTAAAVLTFALGSAEALPTGVLLGVSAGFLLYIAMSDVIPEIHEKSPKRLFDLQPLLLVLGVVVVGLAINISHSFIEDGRKHTPGEVIDVQEYEPSYHDDLDVE; encoded by the coding sequence ATGAGTACTTATGTAGACGTTATCTTCTTCTCGCTTATCGGTGGCGTGTTTTCGCTGATAGGCGGAATACTATTACTCAGTCGAAAGAAAACCGCCACGGCATTAGCCCACTACGCTACGCCTTTTGCCGCCGGAGCACTGCTTGCAGCCGTGTTTTTGGACCTGATCAAAGAAGGGGTCGAGCAAGCTCCACCTGTCACCGTGCTAGAAGCCACACTGGCGGGAATTGTCGTGTTTTTCTTTGCCGAGCGCTTTCTGCGCTGGTTTCACCACCATCACGAGCACGAAAAAATTGGCAAGGACCCAGCACGCAGCCTGATTATCGTTGGTGATACTATTCACAATGCCATGGATGGTGTCGCTATTGCGGCCGCTTTTCTGATCAGCCCCTCAACCGGCATAGTTACCACCCTGGCCGTTGCTGCGCACGAGATCCCGCAAGAAATAGGCGATTTTGGCTTGTTGCTGAAGCGTGGTATGTCACGAAAAAATGTACTGCTCGTTAATATTGGCAGCGCCTTAGCCACGACAGCCGCGGCGGTACTGACGTTTGCACTAGGTAGTGCCGAAGCGCTGCCTACGGGCGTCCTGCTGGGTGTCAGCGCGGGCTTTCTACTATACATTGCCATGAGTGACGTTATTCCCGAGATTCACGAGAAGTCACCCAAGCGGTTATTCGACCTGCAACCACTGTTATTGGTCCTAGGAGTTGTGGTAGTGGGGCTAGCCATAAATATCTCGCATAGTTTCATAGAAGACGGCCGCAAACACACTCCCGGAGAAGTCATTGACGTACAAGAGTACGAGCCCTCGTATCACGACGACCTAGACGTGGAATAA